The following proteins are co-located in the Rattus norvegicus strain BN/NHsdMcwi chromosome X, GRCr8, whole genome shotgun sequence genome:
- the Bex4 gene encoding protein BEX4, translating into MASKVKQVILDLTVEKDKKNKKGGKASKQSEEESHHLEEVENKKPGGNVRRKVRRLVPNFLWAIPNRHVDHSEGGEEVGRFVGQVMEAKRKSKEQQMRPYTRFRTPEPDNHYDFCLIP; encoded by the coding sequence ATGGCGTCCAAAGTCAAACAAGTCATACTGGATCTCACTGTggagaaagacaagaaaaacaaaaaaggtggGAAGGCCTCCAAACAAAGTGAAGAAGAATCCCACCATCTGGAAGAGGTTGAAAACAAGAAGCCTGGGGGCAATGTCAGGAGGAAAGTCAGGCGACTTGTGCCTAACTTTCTATGGGCCATACCTAATAGGCATGTTGATCACagtgaagggggagaggaggttGGGAGATTCGTAGGGCAGGTGATGGAAGCCAAGAGAAAGTCTAAGGAGCAACAGATGAGGCCTTACACGCGTTTCCGAACCCCTGAACCTGACAATCATTACGACTTTTGCCTCATACCTTGA